Proteins from a genomic interval of Benincasa hispida cultivar B227 chromosome 7, ASM972705v1, whole genome shotgun sequence:
- the LOC120081772 gene encoding gibberellin 2-beta-dioxygenase 6, which produces MFKCANSIASLPLLLMASSLDHNQLPNIHGGATAAPPPTPSSQTNHLSTSAAADALSRLLHRLPPNLSLPTRRFPSVRSPPTISFSESPNPDLLDRLLSAASELGFFQLTDHKISSHLALSAESEAAALFDLPAEKKESLFPKNWPLGYKGDGDEESDGIGESFCFDLRPCLSDSAEISLHSLKEFVLKMESLGLKILEFLFRAIGFENPIGEDRTGFRSLIWISEGCRSTEPAMADGFYPYIVGLQYQSKNQRCSLLGDSGWVAAAAAATDSVMVSIGDIAQVWSNGKLPKKVRGRPVPTANTNGANSHAISLSLLITLPVDSQVSPLLLPSSVNADVEQFRSVTAKKKKEDDDNDERKEKAMFHSFSFEEYAWRVYHDRCFLLKDPLNRYRI; this is translated from the exons ATGTTTAAATGTGCAAATTCAATcgcttctcttcctcttcttctaatGGCTTCCTCACTTGATCACAATCAGCTACCAAACATCCACGGCGGCGCCACCGCAGCTCCTCCGCCTACTCCCTCCTCACAAACCAACCACCTCTCCACCTCCGCCGCCGCCGACGCTCTCTCCAGGCTCCTCCATCGCCTACCGCCCAATCTCTCCCTCCCTACTCGCCGCTTCCCCTCCGTTAGGTCACCGCCAACGATTTCCTTCTCAGAATCTCCTAATCCTGACCTTCTCGACCGCCTTCTCTCCGCCGCCTCCGAACTCGGCTTCTTCCAACTCACCGATCATAAAATCTCTtctcatctcgctctctccgccGAGTCGGAAGCCGCCGCTCTGTTCGATCTTCCGGCCGAGAAGAAGGAGTCTCTGTTTCCGAAGAACTGGCCTCTCGGATACAAAGGCGATGGAGACGAAGAATCGGACGGAATTGGTGAATCGTTCTGCTTCGATTTGAGGCCGTGTTTATCCGATTCGGCAGAAATTTCTTTACattcgttaaaggagttcgtTCTTAAAATGGAGAGCCTCGGATTGAAGATCCTTGAGTTTTTGTTTCGTGCGATTGGCTTCGAGAATCCAATCGGTGAAGATCGTACCGGATTCCGGTCGCTTATATGGATATCGGAAGGTTGTCGGAGCACGGAACCGGCAATGGCCGATGGATTTTACCCATACATTGTTGGATTGCAGTATCAGAGCAAAAACCAGAGATGTTCGCTGTTAGGGGATTCCGGCTGGGttgcggcggcggcggcggcgacGGATTCTGTGATGGTCTCCATCGGCGATATTGCGCAA GTGTGGAGCAATGGAAAACTACCCAAGAAAGTGAGAGGGAGACCGGTGCCAACGGCGAATACCAACGGTGCCAATTCACACGCAATCTCATTATCGCTACTCATTACTCTTCCTGTTGACAGCCAAGTCTCTCCTCTTCTTCTGCCGTCAAGCGTAAATGCCGACGTGGAACAATTCAGAAGTGTCActgctaaaaagaaaaaagaagacgACGACAACGACGAGAGGAAGGAAAAGGCAATGTTTCATTCATTTAGCTTTGAAGAGTATGCATGGAGAGTGTATCACGATCGATGTTTTCTGCTTAAAGATCCGCTCAACAGATATCGAATTTAA